Proteins co-encoded in one Actinoallomurus bryophytorum genomic window:
- a CDS encoding discoidin domain-containing protein, producing LVAGLDNGREESAENYKASSREAWAGKALAIVRSGRAPGPITVTVTSPGLRPATTVIHATGGTKGAGTAGPAPVTTAPAAPEPVSADASYSGAPGTVPAAMLDGDTTSGGWSNFYDKAPTALLPAFSLAHAREWVSVSWPSPRQAGTLQPYFTIGAGRALPAGIEVSYLRDGHYVPVRHLNVAWAAGSNQPTTITFDPVRTTGVRLDMTSRAPGTPDGFLQIAELRFGD from the coding sequence CTCGTGGCCGGCCTGGACAACGGGCGCGAGGAGAGCGCGGAGAACTACAAGGCGTCCTCCCGTGAGGCGTGGGCCGGCAAGGCGCTGGCGATCGTACGGTCGGGGAGGGCGCCCGGCCCGATCACCGTCACCGTCACCTCGCCCGGTCTGCGCCCCGCGACGACGGTCATCCACGCCACGGGCGGGACGAAGGGCGCCGGGACCGCCGGACCGGCACCGGTGACGACCGCACCGGCCGCGCCCGAACCGGTGAGCGCGGACGCGAGCTACTCGGGTGCCCCTGGTACGGTCCCGGCCGCCATGCTGGACGGCGACACGACCTCCGGAGGCTGGTCGAACTTCTACGACAAGGCCCCGACGGCGCTCCTGCCCGCGTTCAGCCTGGCCCACGCGCGTGAGTGGGTCTCGGTCTCCTGGCCGTCCCCCCGGCAGGCCGGCACCCTCCAGCCCTACTTCACCATCGGAGCCGGCCGGGCGCTGCCCGCCGGGATCGAGGTCTCCTACCTGCGCGACGGACACTACGTCCCGGTACGGCACCTGAACGTCGCCTGGGCCGCCGGGTCGAACCAGCCGACGACGATCACCTTCGACCCGGTCCGCACCACGGGCGTGAGGCTGGACATGACCAGCCGGGCGCCGGGCACGCCCGACGGTTTCCTGCAGATCGCCGAGCTCCGGTTCGGCGACTGA
- a CDS encoding oxygenase MpaB family protein yields MHPTIGTVVDQRSSFRVDPVGRAIRSFTSVQTWIYGGQTAIEEGERLRKMHATISAQDEEGRTHHALSAGPWAWVHLTGFYAAVVAARYFAVEEPEPGEEQQVFEEFMRLGRILQVPERMLPATIADYWTYFDDMVENTLVDHKVAYDVLDMMARVPPGTPAALRPVLAPFSAVSGHVGRFVTIGTLPAAARDKLGLSWDDADERRLRRLGKAIARSTAGLPERLRYMPIAYRARQAARAQARLDRTLAERPM; encoded by the coding sequence ATGCACCCCACGATCGGCACGGTGGTCGACCAGAGGTCCAGCTTCCGCGTCGACCCGGTCGGCCGCGCGATCCGCAGCTTCACCTCGGTGCAGACCTGGATCTACGGAGGACAGACGGCCATCGAGGAGGGGGAACGCCTGCGCAAGATGCACGCCACGATCAGCGCCCAGGACGAGGAGGGCCGTACTCACCACGCCCTCTCCGCCGGGCCGTGGGCCTGGGTGCACTTGACCGGCTTCTACGCCGCCGTGGTGGCCGCCCGTTACTTCGCCGTCGAGGAGCCGGAGCCGGGCGAGGAGCAGCAGGTCTTCGAGGAGTTCATGCGGTTGGGCCGGATCCTCCAGGTGCCCGAGCGGATGCTCCCGGCCACCATCGCCGACTACTGGACCTACTTCGACGACATGGTCGAGAACACCCTCGTCGACCACAAGGTGGCGTACGACGTGCTGGACATGATGGCCCGCGTGCCTCCGGGAACCCCGGCCGCGCTGCGTCCGGTCCTGGCGCCGTTCAGTGCCGTCAGCGGCCACGTCGGCCGGTTCGTCACGATCGGCACCCTGCCCGCGGCCGCGCGCGACAAACTCGGCCTGAGCTGGGACGACGCCGACGAACGGCGGCTGCGGCGGCTCGGCAAGGCCATCGCCCGCAGCACCGCCGGCCTGCCGGAGCGCCTGCGCTACATGCCGATCGCCTACCGCGCCCGGCAGGCGGCACGCGCCCAGGCGCGGCTGGACAGGACGCTCGCCGAGCGTCCCATGTGA
- the bglX gene encoding beta-glucosidase BglX encodes MTAIAAALMTLVPLASAGTAATTSPPDETAMRPTRRPADTNIEARVSALLARMTVDEKLQQLQLLSDGQVTDDDAKKGVGAVFSLTDPAKIDHLQHVAVEQSRLHIPLLFAYDTIHGYRTIFPVPLGAASSFDPDVAAADDRFGARESAAAGIKQIYSPMVDVSHEPRWGRIAEGAGEDPYLGSVFAAARVKSAQGSDYSAPDKVVTSVKHYAAYGQPEGGRDYNTTDMSEQRLRNLYLPPFKAAVDAGADTVMCSFNSINGSPGCGDSHTETDILKREWGFDGFIESDYTAVSEMRTCPPKTPDEGPCGHGVAADGPGAGALALNSGTDSEMVSTNLRDHGKQLLADHRISMSRLDDAVRRILRVKFRAGLFDHPYADPSKADAAQLLPDAVAAARTAASRSMVLLKNDGGTLPLDPEKSTAVIGPLGDDQHDMLGPWWGQGRDQDAVSVYQGIKAQNPDTTFTPGCQMIDKDPPDVTPADECGSDAGFPGAVAAAKKADQVVLALGESRGQSGEAAARSDIDLPGKQQELIDEIKATGKPFTVVLFNGRPLTLAKVAASAPSILEAWFPGVQAGNAVADVLFGKVDPGGKLPVSFPRAIGQVPIYYDHEPTGRPCDAGQKYTSRYRDLPSCDPLYPFGYGLSYTKFAISGLKLSSAKMPVDGRISASVEVRNTGGRGGDEVVQLYIHDPVASISQPVRRLRGFQRVTLAPGQTKHLTFTLTRQDVGFYDNGGHFVVEPGTIDVYAGDSSTASLHDAFQVTAR; translated from the coding sequence GTGACAGCGATCGCGGCGGCGCTCATGACGCTGGTCCCACTCGCCTCGGCCGGAACGGCCGCCACGACGAGCCCGCCGGACGAGACGGCGATGAGGCCGACACGGCGGCCGGCGGACACGAACATCGAGGCGCGCGTCAGCGCCCTGCTGGCGCGGATGACCGTGGACGAGAAGCTGCAGCAGCTCCAGTTGCTCTCCGACGGCCAGGTCACGGACGACGATGCCAAGAAAGGCGTCGGCGCGGTGTTCAGCCTCACCGACCCGGCAAAGATCGATCACCTCCAGCACGTCGCCGTGGAGCAGTCGCGGCTGCACATCCCGCTTCTCTTCGCCTACGACACGATCCACGGGTACCGGACGATCTTCCCGGTCCCGCTGGGCGCGGCGAGCAGCTTCGACCCCGACGTCGCGGCCGCCGACGACAGGTTCGGCGCACGGGAGTCGGCGGCGGCCGGCATCAAGCAGATCTACTCCCCCATGGTCGACGTCTCGCACGAACCACGCTGGGGACGGATCGCCGAGGGCGCGGGCGAGGACCCGTACCTCGGGTCGGTGTTCGCGGCCGCCCGCGTCAAGTCCGCGCAGGGCAGCGACTACAGCGCGCCGGACAAGGTCGTGACCAGCGTCAAGCACTACGCGGCGTACGGGCAGCCCGAGGGCGGCCGTGACTACAACACGACCGACATGTCCGAGCAGCGGCTGCGCAACCTGTACCTGCCGCCGTTCAAGGCCGCGGTCGACGCCGGCGCCGACACGGTGATGTGCTCGTTCAACTCGATCAACGGCTCGCCGGGGTGCGGCGACAGCCACACCGAGACCGACATCCTCAAGCGCGAGTGGGGCTTCGACGGCTTCATCGAGAGCGACTACACCGCGGTCTCGGAGATGCGCACCTGCCCGCCCAAGACGCCGGACGAGGGCCCCTGCGGCCACGGCGTCGCGGCCGACGGTCCCGGGGCCGGCGCGCTGGCGCTGAACTCCGGCACCGACTCGGAGATGGTCAGCACGAACCTCCGCGACCACGGAAAGCAGCTGCTCGCCGACCACCGGATCTCGATGTCGCGCCTCGACGACGCCGTACGCCGGATCCTGCGGGTCAAGTTCCGCGCGGGGCTGTTCGACCACCCCTACGCCGACCCGTCCAAGGCCGACGCCGCGCAGCTGCTGCCCGACGCGGTCGCGGCGGCGCGTACGGCGGCGAGCCGCTCGATGGTGCTGCTGAAGAACGACGGCGGCACGCTGCCCCTCGACCCGGAGAAGTCGACCGCGGTGATCGGCCCGCTCGGCGACGACCAGCACGACATGCTCGGCCCCTGGTGGGGCCAGGGCCGTGACCAGGACGCCGTGTCGGTCTACCAGGGCATCAAGGCGCAGAACCCGGACACGACCTTCACCCCCGGCTGCCAAATGATCGACAAGGACCCGCCGGACGTGACGCCCGCGGACGAGTGCGGGTCCGACGCCGGCTTCCCCGGCGCGGTCGCGGCGGCCAAGAAGGCCGACCAGGTCGTCCTCGCCCTCGGCGAGTCACGCGGCCAGAGCGGCGAGGCCGCGGCGCGCAGCGACATCGACCTGCCGGGAAAGCAGCAGGAGCTCATCGACGAGATCAAGGCCACGGGCAAGCCCTTCACCGTCGTGCTGTTCAACGGACGGCCGCTGACGCTCGCGAAGGTGGCCGCGAGCGCGCCGTCGATCCTGGAGGCCTGGTTCCCCGGCGTACAGGCCGGCAACGCGGTCGCCGACGTCCTGTTCGGAAAGGTCGACCCGGGCGGCAAGCTCCCGGTGTCGTTCCCGCGCGCGATCGGCCAGGTCCCGATCTACTACGACCACGAGCCCACCGGACGCCCTTGCGACGCCGGCCAGAAGTACACCTCGCGCTACCGCGACCTGCCGTCCTGCGATCCGCTCTACCCGTTCGGCTACGGGCTCAGCTACACCAAGTTCGCCATCTCGGGTCTCAAGCTCAGTTCGGCGAAGATGCCGGTCGACGGCCGGATCAGCGCCTCGGTCGAGGTGCGGAACACCGGCGGGCGCGGCGGTGACGAGGTCGTGCAGCTCTACATCCACGACCCGGTGGCGAGCATCTCGCAGCCGGTACGCCGCCTGCGCGGCTTCCAGCGCGTCACGCTGGCGCCCGGTCAGACGAAACACCTGACGTTCACGCTCACCAGGCAGGACGTCGGCTTCTACGACAACGGCGGCCACTTCGTCGTCGAGCCCGGCACCATCGACGTGTACGCGGGTGACAGCTCCACCGCGAGCCTGCACGACGCGTTCCAGGTCACGGCGCGGTGA
- a CDS encoding response regulator, whose amino-acid sequence MTRSHVILVVEDDPGDQLLIQEAFAEHTTDSRLEIVSDGEDALNFVHRTDPHAEAPRPDLVLLDLNLPRFDGRAVLRALKADENLRSIPVVIFTTSSREEDVSGTYELHANAFITKPVDFDDFSNVVQRINSFFTRVARLPRPPEAA is encoded by the coding sequence ATGACGCGGAGTCATGTGATCTTGGTGGTCGAGGACGATCCCGGGGACCAGCTGCTCATCCAGGAGGCCTTCGCCGAGCACACCACGGACAGCCGGCTGGAGATCGTCTCCGACGGAGAGGACGCGCTGAACTTCGTCCACCGAACCGACCCGCACGCCGAGGCACCACGCCCCGACCTGGTCCTGCTGGACCTGAACCTGCCCCGGTTCGACGGCCGCGCCGTGCTCCGTGCCCTCAAGGCCGACGAGAACCTGCGCTCGATCCCCGTGGTCATCTTCACCACCTCCTCGCGCGAGGAGGACGTGAGCGGCACGTACGAGCTGCACGCCAACGCCTTCATCACCAAGCCGGTCGACTTCGATGACTTCAGCAACGTCGTCCAGCGGATCAACAGCTTCTTCACCCGCGTCGCCCGCCTGCCCCGTCCGCCCGAGGCCGCCTGA
- a CDS encoding ABC transporter substrate-binding protein, giving the protein MRATPQRAGRRLGVRITAGAAVLALGTLAACSGGGGDSGKSHDAIIMWHGYTDVENKAITQLGQEWNAAHPDQKVNVTFAGSNDDALKKTLASFVSGKTPGVAYEYGSSITTLAQRSQTQDLTSLVKGTPSFQWNDFFPAARQAATTPDGKIYGVPALVDNLALVYNKKLFDAAGLSYPTANWTWDDFRNAARKLSEPSQHKYGWAYVNDGTEDTVWRYIAMLWQAGGDLLTPDGKKSAFDSPAGLAAMQLLHDMAVTDHSVYLDTGDGQYQNLFNSGKIGMLWTGPWDLGTINKDISYGAQFLPGKVTHATIAGPDNYMLFNKGDRTTAWAFVQWLDSAQTHLKFAIATGDLPLRQSETQLPGYKDFLKRYPANQVFVDNLSKNATKSRPNIPAYPKISQVLGTAVQSVLLGKAQPQAALDDARQQVDQILAGE; this is encoded by the coding sequence ATGCGCGCAACACCACAACGAGCCGGTCGGCGGCTCGGCGTACGGATCACTGCCGGCGCGGCAGTGCTCGCCCTCGGGACCCTGGCCGCCTGTTCCGGCGGCGGCGGCGACTCCGGGAAGTCACATGACGCGATCATCATGTGGCACGGCTACACCGACGTCGAGAACAAGGCGATCACCCAGCTCGGCCAGGAGTGGAACGCCGCGCACCCCGACCAGAAGGTGAACGTGACCTTCGCCGGCAGCAACGACGACGCGCTGAAGAAGACGCTGGCCTCCTTCGTCTCCGGGAAGACCCCCGGCGTCGCCTATGAGTACGGCTCCTCGATCACGACCCTGGCCCAGCGCTCCCAGACACAGGACCTCACGTCACTGGTCAAGGGCACTCCGTCCTTCCAGTGGAACGACTTCTTCCCGGCGGCCCGTCAGGCGGCGACCACGCCCGACGGCAAGATCTACGGTGTCCCGGCGCTCGTGGACAACCTCGCGCTCGTCTACAACAAGAAGCTCTTCGACGCGGCCGGGCTGTCCTACCCGACGGCGAACTGGACCTGGGACGACTTCCGCAACGCGGCGCGCAAGCTGAGCGAACCCTCCCAGCACAAGTACGGCTGGGCGTACGTCAACGACGGCACGGAGGACACCGTCTGGCGGTACATCGCGATGCTGTGGCAGGCGGGCGGTGACCTGCTCACCCCGGACGGCAAGAAGTCCGCCTTCGACTCGCCGGCCGGGCTGGCCGCCATGCAGCTGCTGCACGACATGGCGGTGACCGACCACTCGGTCTACCTGGACACCGGCGACGGGCAGTACCAGAACCTCTTCAACTCCGGAAAGATCGGGATGCTCTGGACCGGGCCCTGGGACCTGGGGACCATCAACAAGGACATCTCCTACGGCGCGCAGTTCCTGCCCGGCAAGGTCACCCACGCGACCATCGCGGGCCCGGACAACTACATGCTGTTCAACAAGGGCGACCGCACGACCGCATGGGCGTTCGTGCAGTGGCTGGACTCGGCCCAGACGCACCTGAAGTTCGCGATCGCCACCGGTGACCTGCCCCTGCGCCAGTCGGAGACCCAGCTCCCCGGCTACAAGGACTTCCTCAAGCGCTACCCGGCCAACCAGGTCTTCGTCGACAACCTGAGCAAGAACGCGACCAAGTCCCGCCCGAACATCCCGGCGTACCCGAAGATCTCCCAGGTCCTCGGCACCGCCGTACAGTCCGTGCTGCTCGGCAAGGCCCAGCCGCAGGCCGCGCTCGACGACGCGCGGCAGCAGGTCGACCAGATCCTCGCGGGGGAGTGA
- a CDS encoding carbohydrate ABC transporter permease, producing MTVATAARAVGKGPRRRGRQRGVRRGDQFAGWAFVSPAVVLIAVFGLVPVVWSLLLSVQQTDLTSAGTWSGGANYTKMVHDPVFWQAARQTLLYCVLFVPITMVLAVPIAVLLNQKVRGMTFYRMAVFAPLVTSTVATGVIFSWLYNPQIGLINAGLDKLGLPQQGFFQSTGEALPAVVGMTVWGWLGFAVIIYLSALQNVPRELMEAAALDGAGRVRAFFKVELPLLAPASSFLLVWLTINALQLFDEVYVTTKGGPLHASTVLVYYLYQQAFVNFDGGYAAAIGVALFVVILIVTVVQLWLGRRTSHYEAG from the coding sequence ATGACGGTGGCCACGGCCGCCAGGGCCGTAGGAAAGGGGCCCCGGCGCCGGGGCCGGCAGCGGGGCGTACGACGGGGCGACCAGTTCGCCGGCTGGGCGTTCGTCTCGCCGGCCGTGGTGCTCATCGCGGTGTTCGGCCTGGTCCCGGTGGTCTGGTCGCTGCTGCTGTCCGTCCAGCAGACGGACCTGACGTCGGCCGGCACGTGGTCCGGCGGGGCGAACTACACCAAGATGGTGCACGACCCCGTGTTCTGGCAGGCGGCGAGGCAGACGCTGCTCTACTGCGTGCTGTTCGTGCCGATCACCATGGTGCTGGCCGTGCCGATCGCGGTGCTGCTCAACCAGAAGGTGCGCGGCATGACCTTCTACCGGATGGCGGTGTTCGCCCCGCTCGTCACCTCCACCGTCGCCACGGGCGTGATCTTCAGCTGGCTCTACAACCCGCAGATCGGGCTCATCAACGCGGGGCTGGACAAGCTCGGACTGCCCCAGCAGGGGTTCTTCCAGAGCACGGGTGAGGCGCTGCCGGCCGTGGTCGGCATGACCGTGTGGGGCTGGCTCGGCTTCGCGGTCATCATCTACCTCTCGGCTCTGCAGAACGTGCCGCGCGAGCTGATGGAGGCCGCGGCACTGGACGGCGCCGGCCGGGTGCGCGCCTTCTTCAAGGTGGAGCTTCCGCTGCTCGCGCCCGCCTCGTCGTTCCTGCTGGTCTGGTTGACCATCAACGCCCTGCAGCTGTTCGACGAGGTCTACGTGACCACCAAGGGCGGCCCGCTGCACGCCAGCACCGTTCTCGTCTACTACCTCTACCAGCAGGCGTTCGTGAACTTCGACGGTGGCTACGCCGCGGCCATCGGTGTCGCGCTGTTCGTGGTCATCCTCATCGTGACGGTGGTCCAGCTGTGGCTGGGACGCCGCACCTCCCACTACGAGGCGGGCTGA
- a CDS encoding carbohydrate ABC transporter permease — MSQTTTLAAPPRATPAETGPRPRRRRPSPLHLLLVPLTVVMLAPLIWMVLLSISTEAETRRFPPGLPGGVHWHNYLDAWQQAPFGHWLLNSTIVSVACVVGNLVFCSLAGYAFARIPFLGSRLLFIAVLATLMVPFQIVMLPTLIVVRDLHMTDTLGALVVPNLATPFGVFLMRQFFTTVPRELEEAARIDGAGRLRTLLSIMVPLMGPTLATLSVLTFLNVWNDFLWPLIAIQSPGNMTIQLGLQNFQGAHLTNWPVLMAATVMSQIPVLVLFVLAQRFFVRSIASSGFK; from the coding sequence ATGAGCCAGACGACGACCCTGGCGGCTCCTCCGCGGGCCACCCCGGCGGAGACGGGCCCGCGGCCGCGGCGCCGGCGTCCCAGCCCGCTGCACCTGCTGCTCGTCCCGCTCACCGTGGTGATGCTCGCGCCGCTGATCTGGATGGTGCTGCTGTCGATCTCCACCGAGGCGGAGACCCGGCGCTTCCCGCCCGGCCTGCCGGGTGGCGTGCACTGGCACAACTACCTCGACGCCTGGCAGCAGGCGCCGTTCGGGCACTGGCTGCTCAACAGCACGATCGTGTCGGTGGCCTGCGTCGTCGGCAACCTGGTGTTCTGCTCGCTCGCCGGGTACGCCTTCGCGCGGATCCCGTTCTTGGGCAGCCGGCTGCTGTTCATCGCCGTGCTCGCCACCCTGATGGTGCCGTTCCAGATCGTGATGCTGCCGACGCTGATCGTGGTGCGCGATCTCCACATGACCGACACACTCGGCGCGCTGGTCGTGCCGAACCTCGCCACCCCGTTCGGGGTGTTCCTCATGCGCCAGTTCTTCACGACGGTGCCCCGCGAGCTGGAGGAGGCCGCCCGCATCGACGGGGCCGGCCGTCTCCGTACGCTGCTGAGCATCATGGTGCCGCTGATGGGCCCGACCCTGGCGACGCTGTCCGTGCTGACGTTCCTGAACGTCTGGAACGACTTCCTGTGGCCGCTGATCGCCATCCAGAGCCCTGGCAACATGACCATTCAGCTGGGCCTGCAGAACTTCCAGGGCGCGCACCTGACCAACTGGCCCGTGCTGATGGCGGCGACCGTGATGAGCCAGATCCCCGTGCTGGTGCTCTTCGTCCTCGCCCAGCGGTTCTTCGTGCGCTCGATCGCCTCGTCCGGTTTCAAGTGA
- a CDS encoding DeoR/GlpR family DNA-binding transcription regulator gives MRQQERLGLILDRLAKHGTVSVLDLTTELSASPASIRRDLKALEDQQLLKRTHGGAVAAEVIYELPMRYRTGRHQEEKNRIAQAAARLVTDSVHSVGLGGGTTTTELARALGSVGRSLKVVTNALNIAGDLSVRSAIDLVVTGGSVRPESYELVGPIADRALAGIHLDLVFLGVDGIDATGGISTHDEVEAQTDHCLMQTATRVVVLADSSKVGNRAFTRIAPIEEVAMLITDSAAGAPDLERLRAAGVEVITV, from the coding sequence ATGCGTCAACAGGAGCGCCTGGGTCTGATCCTCGACCGGCTCGCGAAACACGGCACGGTCTCCGTCCTCGACCTCACCACCGAGCTGAGCGCCTCGCCCGCCTCCATCCGGCGTGACCTGAAGGCACTGGAGGATCAGCAGCTGCTCAAGCGCACGCACGGTGGCGCGGTGGCGGCGGAGGTCATCTACGAGCTGCCGATGCGCTACCGGACGGGCCGCCACCAGGAGGAGAAGAACCGCATCGCCCAGGCCGCCGCGCGGCTGGTCACCGACTCGGTGCATTCGGTGGGGCTCGGCGGAGGCACCACCACGACCGAGCTGGCCCGCGCGCTCGGGTCGGTCGGCCGGTCCCTGAAGGTCGTCACCAACGCGCTCAACATTGCCGGAGACCTGTCGGTGCGGTCCGCCATCGACCTGGTCGTCACCGGCGGCAGCGTACGCCCGGAGTCGTATGAGCTGGTCGGCCCGATCGCCGACCGCGCGCTCGCCGGGATCCACCTGGACCTGGTGTTCCTCGGGGTCGACGGCATCGACGCGACCGGCGGCATCAGCACCCACGACGAGGTCGAGGCCCAGACCGACCACTGCCTGATGCAGACGGCGACGCGGGTCGTCGTGCTGGCCGACAGTTCCAAGGTCGGCAACCGGGCCTTCACGCGCATCGCCCCGATCGAGGAGGTCGCGATGCTCATCACCGACTCCGCGGCCGGCGCGCCCGACCTGGAGCGCCTCCGCGCCGCGGGTGTCGAGGTCATCACCGTATAG
- a CDS encoding carbohydrate kinase family protein codes for MIDLLVVGDANPDVLVSGAPETPPAGQAETLVDTGTLALGGSAAIVAHGAAVLGLSTALAAMVGRDAAGDFVLDTLSTAGVDISGCVRHESLPTALTVCLNRPDGDRAILTAPGCLPAFGPEQVPAVAARHVHAASYFLQPRLAAGLAGLLEGFRRAGASTSLDTNDDPAGEWRLSPGLLAACDLVLPNEAEAVALASATGDRPGPAGGLHAALAALAARGPVPVVKRGGEGALALFEGALVGARGPLVTPVDTVGAGDGFDAGFLAGWLTSRDIADALAWGCACGALSTRAAGGTAAQPTAGEAESVVAQVQVTRARAG; via the coding sequence GTGATCGACCTGCTGGTCGTCGGTGACGCCAACCCCGACGTGCTGGTCTCGGGCGCGCCCGAGACGCCACCGGCCGGACAGGCCGAGACGCTCGTCGACACCGGCACGCTGGCCCTGGGCGGGTCGGCGGCGATCGTCGCCCACGGCGCGGCCGTGCTCGGGCTGTCGACCGCGCTCGCGGCGATGGTCGGCCGGGACGCGGCCGGGGACTTCGTGCTCGACACGCTGTCCACGGCCGGCGTGGACATCAGCGGATGCGTGCGGCACGAGAGCCTGCCGACCGCGCTGACCGTGTGCCTCAACCGGCCGGACGGTGACCGGGCGATCCTGACCGCGCCGGGCTGCCTGCCCGCGTTCGGTCCCGAGCAGGTGCCGGCGGTGGCGGCGCGTCACGTGCACGCCGCCTCCTACTTCCTGCAGCCCCGGCTCGCCGCCGGGCTGGCCGGGCTGCTCGAAGGGTTCCGGCGTGCGGGTGCCTCCACTTCGCTGGACACCAACGACGATCCGGCGGGTGAGTGGCGGCTCTCCCCCGGTCTGCTGGCCGCCTGCGACCTGGTCCTGCCCAATGAGGCCGAGGCGGTCGCCCTGGCCTCCGCGACGGGGGACCGACCGGGCCCGGCCGGCGGGCTCCACGCGGCCCTGGCCGCGCTGGCGGCGCGCGGCCCGGTCCCGGTGGTCAAGCGCGGCGGGGAGGGCGCCCTGGCGCTGTTCGAGGGCGCTCTAGTCGGCGCGCGTGGCCCGCTGGTCACTCCGGTCGACACGGTGGGCGCCGGAGACGGCTTCGACGCGGGATTCCTGGCGGGCTGGCTGACGTCCCGTGACATCGCCGACGCGCTGGCCTGGGGCTGCGCGTGCGGCGCGCTGTCCACCCGCGCGGCGGGGGGCACCGCCGCCCAGCCGACCGCCGGCGAGGCCGAGTCCGTCGTGGCCCAGGTGCAGGTCACGAGGGCACGAGCAGGCTGA
- a CDS encoding alpha-glucosidase/alpha-galactosidase — MTGNGTSNAPINIVFIGAGSVEFTRQLLRDIFSFPELGGVRIALHDIDAERLSVAEALAHRTADRHGAKPQIVASTDRRTALEGAQVVVNMVAVGGHSATVTDFEVPARFGLRQTIGDTLGIGGIFRALRTFPLLEGLAADMAAVCPAAWLLNYTNPMAMNLSYLAGIAPGLKAAGLCHSVYWTVRDLCEIVGVPHEEVDVVSAGVNHQAWILGWEHRGRDLYPALDEAIAADPELRRRVRVDMYRRLGYYPTETSEHSSEYVPWYLRHDAEIERLRIPVDDYVGISAGNLAEYGAVRDALAAGREPEPREEEDAAEYAPQVIHSMATGTLRTIQVTTANTGLITNLPAGAGVEVPATLDRLGVHPHHVGALPPQLAALNRSFLNVVELTVAAAIEGDPRHIRHAAMADPATAAALTVDEIWALCDAMVAAHGDALPPALRSSLQP, encoded by the coding sequence ATGACCGGCAACGGCACTTCGAACGCGCCCATCAACATCGTCTTCATCGGCGCAGGCTCGGTGGAGTTCACCCGGCAGCTGCTGCGCGACATCTTCTCCTTCCCCGAGCTGGGAGGCGTGCGGATCGCCCTGCACGACATCGACGCCGAGCGGCTGTCGGTGGCCGAGGCCCTGGCGCACCGTACGGCCGACCGCCACGGCGCCAAGCCGCAGATCGTCGCCAGCACCGACCGCCGCACCGCCCTGGAGGGCGCGCAGGTGGTGGTGAACATGGTCGCCGTCGGCGGTCATAGCGCCACGGTCACCGACTTCGAGGTGCCCGCGCGGTTCGGCCTGCGGCAGACGATCGGCGACACCCTCGGCATCGGCGGGATCTTCCGCGCGCTGCGGACGTTCCCGCTGCTGGAGGGGCTGGCCGCCGACATGGCCGCGGTGTGCCCGGCCGCATGGCTGCTCAACTACACCAACCCGATGGCGATGAACCTGAGCTACCTCGCCGGGATCGCCCCGGGGCTGAAGGCCGCCGGGCTCTGCCACTCGGTCTACTGGACCGTACGCGACCTGTGCGAGATCGTCGGCGTTCCGCACGAGGAGGTCGACGTCGTCTCGGCCGGGGTCAACCACCAGGCGTGGATCCTGGGCTGGGAGCACCGGGGACGCGACCTGTATCCGGCGCTGGACGAGGCGATCGCCGCCGACCCGGAGCTGCGCCGCCGCGTGCGCGTCGACATGTACCGGCGGCTCGGCTACTACCCGACCGAGACCAGCGAGCACTCCTCGGAGTACGTGCCCTGGTACCTGCGGCACGACGCGGAGATCGAGCGGCTGCGCATCCCGGTCGACGACTACGTGGGGATCAGCGCGGGCAACCTCGCCGAGTACGGCGCCGTACGCGACGCGCTGGCGGCCGGCCGCGAGCCCGAGCCGCGCGAGGAGGAGGACGCCGCCGAGTACGCGCCCCAGGTCATCCACAGCATGGCCACCGGCACACTTCGCACCATCCAGGTCACCACGGCCAACACCGGGCTCATCACCAACCTGCCCGCGGGCGCGGGCGTCGAGGTCCCGGCCACCCTGGACCGGCTCGGCGTGCACCCGCACCACGTGGGGGCGCTGCCGCCGCAGCTGGCCGCGCTGAACCGGAGCTTCCTGAACGTCGTGGAGCTGACCGTCGCCGCCGCGATCGAGGGCGACCCGCGTCACATCCGGCACGCCGCCATGGCCGACCCCGCCACCGCGGCGGCGCTGACCGTGGACGAGATCTGGGCGCTCTGCGACGCCATGGTGGCGGCGCACGGGGACGCCCTGCCGCCCGCGTTGCGCTCGTCGCTCCAGCCGTGA